The DNA window TGGTGCGCCAGGCCATGGCACACCGGCCTTCTCCCGCCTTCTCCACCACCTTTTCCCAAAGGAGATCGCGCACTGTGGCGCTGACTCGACCGACAAAGACCCCTGTGTCCAACTCCAAGAACCAGCGGGTTAGTTCGCCCCGCAAACTCCTAGGGACCTTCTCCAGGATCAGGACCACCATAGGCCACCCCGCCTTCCACCTCCCCCTCGAGGTCCCAAAGCCCCCCAGGCCGGGTGGGGTCGTCCTCCTCCGCCTCCTCCTCCGGTAGACCTAAGCCAGAAAAGAGCCAGAGGAGGTCTTCCACCACCCGCTCCAAAAGA is part of the Thermus caldifontis genome and encodes:
- the cas2e gene encoding type I-E CRISPR-associated endoribonuclease Cas2e, which codes for MVVLILEKVPRSLRGELTRWFLELDTGVFVGRVSATVRDLLWEKVVEKAGEGRCAMAWRTNNEQGFSLRLHGYQDRILRNFDGIMLVAVRNAEAVRKAEKLKRLARRAQRELDNQSLD